The following proteins come from a genomic window of Lolium rigidum isolate FL_2022 chromosome 5, APGP_CSIRO_Lrig_0.1, whole genome shotgun sequence:
- the LOC124653291 gene encoding uncharacterized protein LOC124653291 isoform X1 — MASQGHSIVAVVFVDRCCQLFHIQRHRREEAVQNVKVQLPAIPRIIESKSIWQLAYEFRSCRCSPQQPGTSWPCSLTLFVLWHVDVRLLDFSRNPMMILVKTIRFWSCRRISWRIK, encoded by the exons ATGGCGTCCCAAGGCCATTCTATTGTTGCTGTCGTGTTCGTTGACAGATGCTGCCAACTCTTCCACATACAGCGGCATCGGAGGGAAGAGGCTGTACAGAATGTGAAAGTGCAGCTGCCAGCCATTCCCAG GATTATTGAGAGCAAGAGTATATGGCAGCTAGCATATGAATTTAGAAGCTGCAGATGCTCCCCGCAGCAGCCTGGTACATCATGGCCTTGCTCTTTGACTCTGTTTGTTTTG TGGCATGTAGACGTACGGTTGCTGGATTTTAGTCGAAACCCTATGATGATTTTAGTCAAAACCATCAGGTTTTGGTCTTGTAGGAGGATATCATGGAGGATTAAATGA
- the LOC124653291 gene encoding uncharacterized protein LOC124653291 isoform X2, protein MASQGHSIVAVVFVDRCCQLFHIQRHRREEAVQNVKVQLPAIPRIIESKSIWQLAYEFRSCRCSPQQPGTSWPCSLTLFVLEDIMED, encoded by the exons ATGGCGTCCCAAGGCCATTCTATTGTTGCTGTCGTGTTCGTTGACAGATGCTGCCAACTCTTCCACATACAGCGGCATCGGAGGGAAGAGGCTGTACAGAATGTGAAAGTGCAGCTGCCAGCCATTCCCAG GATTATTGAGAGCAAGAGTATATGGCAGCTAGCATATGAATTTAGAAGCTGCAGATGCTCCCCGCAGCAGCCTGGTACATCATGGCCTTGCTCTTTGACTCTGTTTGTTTTG GAGGATATCATGGAGGATTAA